A single region of the Corticium candelabrum chromosome 15, ooCorCand1.1, whole genome shotgun sequence genome encodes:
- the LOC134191608 gene encoding uncharacterized protein LOC134191608 — translation MHFGALPPGRISSYLAFFISSLFLDDPQSSLLPLRHCHVPSLNHLSRTVIPEQLNKAALIHDDQTYQTFSSVIGLDVSDPDSWFQSCLPIRHGGFGLSRMQSVAPMAFLAAWAHTSRELSLRLNSHELIDNLFKRQSFEGSLSHHLSLAWATIQEQMPEKSLLSEKSLSQILEEPEKLQHSFTCTMADHDYNLLLGKENSHEVSARLRSVSGKGAGAFLQAIPTSNELALKPGEFRLAACLRLGLHLHFQEMQDKCDCGTHFDSFGYDLMTCKHEGGPVWAHDSIVSSWSECLSHEPLFLYWCLSAVFHP, via the coding sequence ATGCATTTTGGTGCACTACCTCCTGGAAGAATCTCGTCATATTTAGCATTTTTtatttcttctcttttcttgGACGATCCACAGAGTTCTTTACTGCCACTCAGGCACTGTCACGTTCCTAGTCTCAACCATTTGAGTAGAACTGTCATACCGGAACAACTCAATAAAGCTGCTTTGATACATGATGACCAGACATATCAAACTTTTTCTTCAGTCATAGGCTTAGATGTATCAGACCCTGATTCATGGTTCCAGAGTTGCTTGCCTATTAGACATGGAGGGTTTGGTCTCTCCAGGATGCAATCAGTCGCTCCCATGGCATTCCTAGCTGCTTGGGCTCACACGTCCCGGGAACTGTCTTTGCGGTTGAACTCTCATGAGTTGATTGACAACTTGTTCAAAAGACAGTCTTTTGAAGGATCTCTCTCTCACCATCTGTCACTAGCGTGGGCTACTATACAAGAACAAATGCCAGAGAAATCCTTATTAAGTGAAAAATCTCTAAGTCAAATTCTTGAAGAACCGGAAAAGTTACAACATAGTTTCACGTGCACAATGGCTGATCATGATTACAATCTTCTGTTAGGAAAAGAAAACTCACATGAAGTTTCAGCCAGACTTAGATCAGTCAGTGGAAAGGGAGCTGGTGCCTTCTTACAAGCAATCCCAACGTCAAACGAGCTTGCACTAAAACCCGGCGAATTTCGCCTAGCAGCTTGTTTACGTTTAGGGCTTCACCTTCATTTTCAGGAAATGCAAGATAAGTGCGACTGTGGGACACACTTTGACTCTTTTGGGTATGATCTCATGACATGTAAACACGAAGGAGGTCCCGTTTGGGCTCATGACTCAATTGTAAGCTCTTGGTCGGAATGCTTGAGTCATGAGCCATTGTTCTTGTATTGGTGTTTATCTGCAGTGTTCCATCCATAA